The following DNA comes from Epinephelus lanceolatus isolate andai-2023 chromosome 1, ASM4190304v1, whole genome shotgun sequence.
ttgtttttgtattcatTAAATTCACTGCAAACTGTCATTCTTAAATAAccaacttgtttatttgtggGCTCAATAACAGCCTGAGCATTACAAAAATGACTCCTGTAAGCATTTTCTGATCTTTTTTCTCTACTGCAAAGATTTAGGTGACAGAAAGTATTCAGGTCACCCAACCAGCAGTGAGCTGGTGGTTGGGTGAGAGACGGCTGATAAGAGATGCTAGCAGGACAAAACACAACTAAATTATACCACAtctgagacacacagacttcaCGTTACTGAAGCAAATTTAATGGTAAACTAATCTGTTTAGACAGTTTGATGTTGTGTTGATGCATGTGAAAAACTATAATGAAAAGCATTTACGAGACTCTGATATTTGTGCACCCAAGGAATATGGTGTCATGAGAGGAAAAGACCGGGTTATgctgacaaaaaacaaccatatgattttgtttttgtattcatTAAATTCACTGCAAACTGTCATTCTTAAATAAccaacttgtttatttgtggGCTCAATAACAGCCTGAGCATTACAAAAATGACTCCTGTAAGCATTTTCTGATCTTTTTTCTCTACTGCAAAGATTTAGGTGACAGAAAGTATTCAGGTCACCCAACCAGCAGTGAGCTGGTGGTTGGGTGAGAGACGGCTGATAAGAGATGCTAGCAGGACAAAACACAACTAAATTATACCACAtctgagacacacagacttcaCGTTACTGAACTTCTTTGTTGATTCCGTTTCACTCAGCTCCAACAAAAACCGTCCCTACTCCATGACCGCCAGCTCCCAGCTTGGACGAGACACCTACAAGGAGcgctttgtttgtttctacagGTAGGAGAGCCCAGGTGCACTGTCACTCCCAAATTACAGCTATTATTAAGTATTATGAGGCCAATGTGTGGGATTTACATACAGCTTGTGGTAGTAAGCAAACTCAGAAAGGTTGTCTTCAGGTTCATGTCGCACGCATACAAACACATCAATGTCCTTGTGTTCATatcttgtatgtgtgtgtctcagagaGGATGATGTGACACTGAAAGCTTGTCATCAGTATGAAGATAATCAAGAAGGAGATGAGGACGCCTTCGCCAGAGAGCCCTTCATCCTGCACTTCCGCTGTCCATCTGCGAGTATGTGTTATTTGTCTGtaagtattgtgtgtgtgtttttttttcaaaatgtgttttaactgTCTGGACCTGTGTATTACAGAGGTTAAAGATCTGGTTCTGATCCCAGTCCACACCAAACCGAATGACTCACTGAAGGAGCTGGACGAGCTGCATGATGTAGTCGATGCTGTCAGGAAGAAGTGGAGGACTAATGTAGGTAGACTCTTTTAGAGAGTGCCACATAAATCATATACGTGAGGGTGTTGGTTGACTTCCCAACTCTGAATTTACTGCCTGACACAACTGAGCTGTTTGCCAACGGTTACACCATTTTATGATATTCAAATCCGGTTTGGAAAACAACTTTAATGGACAACAGAAATATTTTTAGCTCCTGGTTTTACAAAACATTCCAGCAGACACTTTCTTAACATTGATTTTAATTTCCTTCTAAACCTTAATTTAAATTACACAGAAGCGTTTTCTTTCTTTACTGCAGATATTTAAACCATTCTGCTGTTTTATGAGTTTATGATTGTTTCATATTTGAATGATTTCAGATATGTAAATTATGATGGGTGTgataaaaaatgcaaaggatgttttgtttatttatcagactgaaggCACATAATAGAGTATAgactgaatttttaaaaaaatatgctcccatttttacaggtttaaattaaAGATCTAACATTCTTCTGATAATACTTATCTTattatataatgacgaaaactctgtctgtgtgtctgttccacgtttttctcctcactgacttggtcaagccatgtgaaatttggcacagtggtagagggtcatgtgaagcaatattacatcaattggccaaaggggggcgctatagcaaccgactgaaatttcaaactttgaatgggcatatctcatgccccgtatgtcgtagagacatgaaactttgcacagagatgcctctcctcatgaggaacaaatttgccccaagaacccataacttccagttatatagattttccgccattttgaattttttgaaaaacacttcaaatcgatctcttcctaggaagtttgactgatctgcatgaaactgggtgaacataatctagggaccaatatctaaagttccctcttggcaaaagttggaaaacttactaaaactgagcttctataaggcaatgaatattgtggagggcgtggctcatcacataaaggtgtataacatctcaagggtttcacccatcaccacgcaactttgtaggcatatgaccacacataatctgaggggacccctccattattgaccccatcaaacaaaatgggggcgctagagagctaatttcttatctaggcctaaccgccatatggatttttactaaacttggtagatatgtagaacaggatgcctcaaggtgactggacaaaatttaactctaattggcaactaggtggcgctataacaacagaaaaatgcttaaaaatggcaaaaatgcgaccgatcgctgtggctccccctgtggccgaattttttaataaacactttatctgcctttcaacatgctacctcaactactaatgtacagttttagcccactaactatcccactattggcaatggtactactgtactttcaataaagccaccgtactatcaaattcacaaaaactctgtctgaatacattgctcttcttaatgggttcagttgactgtttaatctgtaatttcctatgacctgtatcccaaacacacaccatgtgaaactgtacgtgggcaactgtgcactcaatgggtatggactagtggaCTTTTAATGAGCAATAAGTCATGTGAGTAATATGTAAGCCAACTTTCTGATGAACATCTAACttcattttatgtcatgattgttttcttttgcagaaaattatgattttgggggattttaaTGCAGATGGACGTTATCTCTccaagaggaagaaggagaagatCCGCATCTCCTCTGCTCCTTATCATTGGCTGATCAAGGATGGTGTTGACACGACGACTAGTAACTGTAATGACCACACCTACGACAGGTAGCTCACATCTCAGGGCTGTTATCTAAATGgatttttgtcttgtttaattgttttataaGATTGTGATGCATGTTCTGCTGACAGGATCGTTGTGTACAGACAGACCATGCTGGACGCCATCGTCCCCGGCTCGGCCAAGCCCTTCAACTTCCAGAAAGAGTTCAACCTGACGGATGAACAAGTGAGACTCATGTTTGTGTTGATCAAACCTCTTCATCACTGATAGCTTTACTCTGTCTTAAAGGGGATGTGTCAttattcaaactttatttggtTTCCCAGACTTTGAGTATCAGTGACCACTACCCTGTGGAGGTGGAGCTGAAGACCAATCAGAAAGCACCAGCAGAAAGGACAATGGCTCTGCCACGGACAACAAAGACAACATCCATCAAAAGACAAATTCAGAAGAAAGGTATCTGTTGTTTACTGAGATCAGAGACACATTTTGTACTTACTGCATTTATGTTTTGCTTTCAGTATTATTAAATCATAAAGTTTTAATGCATCATAAATCTCACATTCTGACCACAATTCAATCATATTCCCATCTTCGATTAttaatttttaatgattttcaATGGTGGTTTACAGCAGTAATTTTGCTTTtccaaagcaacaacaacagtcacCAGGATGAGAGCAAggaaacatactgtacatatatttagGTTTATAAATTATAATTAGTATATCTTAAAAACAGTCCTCCCTGTTGATTaaaatttaacacaaacaggagcacagaagaagaagaaggccgAGCTGGCTGAAGCACATAAGAAGATGGCTGAGCCGGCAGGAGCGAAGAAAAAGATGAAGGCTGAACAAGTAGTATTACAGAAGAATAAGAAAGCTGATTCAGCAGGAGcacagaagaagatgaagaccAAGCTggcaggagcagagaagaagaagaagaaaaagaaggcaGAGCCAGCAGgagcacagaagaagaagaagactgagGTGGCAgcattacaaaaaacaaagaatacGAGAGGAAAAAGGAAGAGAGGACCGTCATCAGACACACCAGCCAAAAGAAGacgtttggaaaaatgtcagaCAAACGGACTCTCAACATCTTGCATCACTCAATAATTTTGAAGTGATTTTTATCTGTCACTCACTCCGACTGATCAGGATTTGTACACATCACCAGCTTTTAACTGATAATTGACATTCTTGGATTTCTTTGTGTGCATAATGttacaaaaacagcaaaaaactgCCTTATATATGACAACTGAATGTTAATGTGAAATAATTTTAGAGAATGTTCAAGTTTTACTCTGTTGCAACCACTGCACGACAGTTAACCTCaggttaaataaagttttatcctACAACCTTCGAGATCTAAGGACCGAGACGTTgtgtatttaaataaagtttattgcaAGTAATAGGACAGTGTGTGGAAATTCTCTTCTCTTTACCTATGGACCGTTTCCTCTGCACCTGTCTACAAGTTA
Coding sequences within:
- the LOC117257415 gene encoding deoxyribonuclease-1-like; the encoded protein is MKIAAFNAKNLGWKKVTNKMVVHYLTKIMSQYSVVVILEVMDKSGKAMEKLLKELNNNSSNKNRPYSMTASSQLGRDTYKERFVCFYREDDVTLKACHQYEDNQEGDEDAFAREPFILHFRCPSAKVKDLVLIPVHTKPNDSLKELDELHDVVDAVRKKWRTNKIMILGDFNADGRYLSKRKKEKIRISSAPYHWLIKDGVDTTTSNCNDHTYDRIVVYRQTMLDAIVPGSAKPFNFQKEFNLTDEQTLSISDHYPVEVELKTNQKAPAERTMALPRTTKTTSIKRQIQKKGAQKKKKAELAEAHKKMAEPAGAKKKMKAEQVVLQKNKKADSAGAQKKMKTKLAGAEKKKKKKKAEPAGAQKKKKTEVAALQKTKNTRGKRKRGPSSDTPAKRRRLEKCQTNGLSTSCITQ